One genomic segment of Hordeum vulgare subsp. vulgare chromosome 2H, MorexV3_pseudomolecules_assembly, whole genome shotgun sequence includes these proteins:
- the LOC123430721 gene encoding UPF0481 protein At3g47200-like: MQMQVAYDYDYELAVADYWEGRPTMEPNVWVPALPLQMTVAAPASNTDLVVSSTGQQQLVQESTDDQHAVEVELVCKEVTRSLKHTVDKMAMKMHLFPPNMEDLASYAAPKLVSIGPYHYGEGALQQMESVKHAAAVHFIDNTGLSMQEVYGAVCAVADEARGHYEEDKMRTPSDDDFKHMLLFDGCFLLQYMVFWCTRSKDDGGATARVDPSLRSIFSSNDSRIFCDVVLLENQLPWVVVDTLKRLMRPPPRMEVFFGRVRITKLHTRQELSFVPDTLAAYTPPHLLGLLRYNIVGNAQVPNPGDLSDKLMEVSWSVGVTELAEIGIEVTPNDIRDDLKKMYIHRGCCTGELRLASVSLDDATATFLVNMAVFEMCTTPDFRRDDHEKSTVCSYLWLLGMVTDSVNDVEALRNKHILEGGAGLTNEDVLKLFTGVEKHLRAGKRYYKTIVGIANYRYDRRWWIMFYRFGYRNRATIITVVTAIVGAVGLLATLKSFL, encoded by the coding sequence ATGCAGATGCAGGTAGCTTACGATTACGATTATGAGCTGGCCGTGGCTGATTATTGGGAGGGGAGGCCGACCATGGAGCCAAATGTATGGGTTCCTGCCCTCCCTTTGCAGATGACCGTTGCTGCTCCTGCTAGCAACACTGATCTGGTGGTGAGCTCTACTGGACAGCAGCAGCTGGTTCAGGAGAGTACTGATGATCAGCACGCGGTTGAAGTTGAACTAGTGTGCAAGGAAGTAACACGGTCACTCAAGCATACGGTTGACAAGATGGCAATGAAGATGCACCTGTTCCCGCCAAACATGGAAGATCTGGCCTCGTACGCGGCCCCCAAGCTGGTCTCCATCGGCCCTTACCACTACGGTGAGGGCGCCCTCCAGCAGATGGAGAGCGTCAAGCATGCGGCCGCCGTCCACTTCATCGACAACACGGGCCTCTCCATGCAGGAGGTCTATGGGGCGGTCTGCGCGGTCGCAGATGAGGCCCGCGGGCACTACGAGGAGGACAAGATGCGAACTCCCAGCGACGATGATTTCAAGCATATGCTCTTGTTTGATGGGTGTTTCCTGCTGCAGTATATGGTGTTTTGGTGCACAAGAAGCAAGGATGATGGCGGGGCCACCGCAAGAGTTGATCCGTCGTTGCGTAGTATTTTCAGCTCCAACGACAGCCGCATCTTTTGTGACGTGGTGCTTCTTGAGAACCAGCTCCCTTGGGTGGTGGTTGACACGCTCAAAAGGTTAATGCGCCCGCCCCCGCGAATGGAGGTGTTCTTTGGACGCGTGAGAATAACCAAGCTGCACACCCGCCAAGAGCTTAGTTTTGTTCCTGATACACTAGCTGCCTACACACCGCCTCATCTCCTTGGCCTCCTACGATACAACATTGTAGGAAATGCTCAAGTGCCCAACCCCGGCGATTTATCTGACAAGTTGATGGAAGTATCATGGTCTGTCGGCGTCACTGAACTTGCAGAGATTGGCATTGAGGTCACACCCAACGATATTAGAGACGACCTAAAGAAGATGTACATCCACAGAGGGTGCTGCACCGGCGAGCTCAGGTTGGCGTCTGTCTCGCTAGACGATGCAACCGCAACCTTCCTCGTCAACATGGCGGTCTTCGAGATGTGCACGACCCCTGATTTTCGTCGTGATGATCATGAAAAGTCTACTGTCTGCTCTTATCTCTGGCTCCTGGGCATGGTCACGGACAGCGTGAATGATGTGGAGGCGCTGCGAAACAAGCATATCCTGGAAGGAGGAGCAGGGCTCACCAACGAGGACGTGCTCAAGTTGTTCACCGGAGTCGAGAAGCACCTGCGGGCCGGGAAACGCTATTACAAGACCATTGTAGGCATTGCAAACTACAGGTACGATAGGCGGTGGTGGATCATGTTTTACAGGTTCGGTTATCGGAACCGCGCAACCATCATCACGGTGGTCACCGCCATTGTTGGAGCTGTGGGTTTGCTTGCGACGCTCAAGTCTTTCCTGTAG